One Calditrichia bacterium DNA window includes the following coding sequences:
- the rsmG gene encoding 16S rRNA (guanine(527)-N(7))-methyltransferase RsmG — translation MKNEELKQLFPGIADEQIAQFSQFADVLRDWNQRINLISRQDVDNLWTHHFLPSIIPSTFIDLPAQCWVMDIGSGGGFPAIPLKILYPQWQLLMVESIRKKSAFLENAIQTLQLPHATVVNDRVEMLGKRGEFHHKFDLVTVRAVAAIPKLIEWGTPYLRRTGRFLLWKGTSDLPEMQATASKLRLKFRVHQVPEALQSLSPKLSALCWFEIWRGR, via the coding sequence ATGAAAAATGAAGAACTGAAACAGCTTTTCCCGGGTATCGCGGATGAACAAATTGCGCAGTTTTCCCAATTTGCGGATGTGTTGCGCGATTGGAACCAGCGCATCAATTTGATTTCCCGGCAGGATGTGGATAATTTGTGGACACACCATTTTTTGCCCTCGATCATTCCGTCGACGTTTATCGATCTGCCGGCGCAATGTTGGGTGATGGATATCGGCAGCGGCGGCGGCTTTCCGGCGATTCCGCTGAAAATTTTGTATCCGCAATGGCAACTGCTGATGGTCGAATCCATCCGCAAAAAAAGCGCATTTTTGGAAAATGCCATCCAAACGCTGCAATTGCCGCACGCCACCGTGGTAAACGACCGGGTGGAAATGTTGGGCAAACGCGGCGAATTCCACCATAAATTTGATCTCGTAACCGTTCGGGCAGTGGCGGCCATTCCCAAATTGATCGAATGGGGCACGCCGTATCTGCGCCGCACCGGGCGTTTTCTGCTCTGGAAAGGCACCTCCGATTTGCCGGAAATGCAGGCAACCGCCAGCAAATTGCGGTTGAAATTCCGGGTCCATCAGGTGCCGGAAGCGCTGCAATCGCTCTCGCCGAAATTATCCGCGCTGTGCTGGTTCGAAATTTGGCGCGGCAGATAA
- a CDS encoding AGE family epimerase/isomerase → MNSYRTMIVLIVFFISGMLTGQTLQSKYLQHPDNVIGYMDSTAGFWLDAWDNTYGGFYTDVNRTGTPTGTTKWTISQSRNAYGMTRAYMITGDTLYINLARETLQFMYDHCWDAANGGWYQRVNRNGSPQSPTANKNAFDQHYALLGIAAFYEATRDSLAWEWLQRGYADLEAHLWDDRPDYFGYFDVGTYNWTASTNKSFNATVDAMTTHLLYLYLMTEDAQYLDRLREIADNMLNRLIASMPNQSIGFAEGYNSNWSVTGSNTMTIMGHVLKTGWCLARMDQIDPNPDYLQGAKTTVDHVLDNGYDHEYGGPYKDYNRVTGDMLMWGIPDTAKAWWQMEQAITAGLQLYSLTGEQQYLQVADESLDFFMKYFVDHEYGEVYENRARDGSFITQWGTTKGGSGKAAYHSTETGYYTYVYGNLLVHKQAATLFYEFDDADSLREFHMTPLAIRDTALVIAAVTRDEQPYADFDAQQRILRLAAGVGGEFAVTYAPAAPLAIAETGNTLPDGFSLAQNYPNPFNPVTHIDYQLSNFSDVKLQIYNTLGQLVKTLVNGQQSAGKFSVQWDGTNQLGERVSSGVYMYRLAVGNAVQSQKMVLMR, encoded by the coding sequence ATGAATAGTTATCGAACAATGATTGTTCTGATCGTTTTTTTCATCAGCGGAATGCTGACGGGGCAAACGCTGCAATCCAAATATCTGCAACATCCGGATAACGTGATCGGCTACATGGACAGCACCGCCGGCTTCTGGCTGGATGCATGGGACAACACATACGGCGGATTTTACACCGATGTTAATCGCACCGGAACGCCAACCGGCACCACCAAATGGACCATTTCGCAATCGCGGAACGCCTACGGAATGACCCGCGCCTACATGATCACCGGCGATACATTATACATAAATCTGGCACGCGAAACCCTGCAATTTATGTACGATCACTGTTGGGACGCTGCAAACGGCGGTTGGTATCAGCGGGTGAATCGCAACGGCTCGCCGCAATCGCCGACCGCAAACAAAAACGCATTCGACCAGCATTATGCCTTGCTGGGCATCGCTGCATTTTACGAAGCCACCCGCGATTCGCTGGCATGGGAATGGTTGCAGCGCGGATACGCGGATCTTGAAGCGCATCTCTGGGATGATCGCCCGGATTATTTCGGCTATTTTGATGTGGGCACCTACAACTGGACCGCATCGACCAACAAAAGTTTCAACGCGACGGTGGATGCCATGACCACCCATTTGCTCTATTTATATTTGATGACCGAAGATGCCCAATATCTCGATCGTCTCCGCGAAATTGCGGATAACATGCTCAACCGGCTGATCGCTTCGATGCCCAATCAGTCCATCGGTTTTGCGGAAGGCTACAACAGCAACTGGTCCGTAACCGGCAGCAACACAATGACAATTATGGGGCACGTGCTGAAAACCGGCTGGTGTCTGGCGCGGATGGATCAGATCGACCCGAATCCCGATTATTTGCAGGGCGCAAAAACCACCGTCGATCATGTGCTGGATAACGGCTACGATCACGAATACGGCGGGCCATACAAAGATTACAACCGCGTCACCGGCGACATGCTGATGTGGGGAATTCCCGATACCGCCAAAGCCTGGTGGCAAATGGAACAGGCCATCACCGCCGGACTGCAACTATACAGCCTCACCGGAGAGCAGCAATATTTGCAGGTCGCCGACGAATCGCTCGATTTTTTCATGAAATATTTTGTGGATCACGAATACGGCGAAGTGTATGAAAACCGCGCCCGCGACGGCAGTTTTATCACCCAATGGGGTACTACCAAAGGCGGTTCCGGCAAAGCGGCGTATCACTCCACCGAAACCGGATATTACACCTACGTGTACGGAAATTTGCTGGTGCACAAACAGGCAGCAACGCTGTTTTATGAATTTGACGATGCAGATTCGCTGCGCGAATTTCACATGACACCGTTGGCGATTCGCGATACGGCGCTGGTCATCGCAGCTGTCACCCGCGACGAACAGCCATATGCCGATTTTGACGCACAACAGCGCATTTTGCGATTGGCAGCCGGCGTCGGTGGTGAGTTTGCTGTAACCTATGCACCGGCCGCACCGCTGGCTATCGCAGAAACCGGCAACACGTTGCCGGATGGCTTTTCGCTGGCGCAAAATTATCCCAACCCGTTTAATCCGGTAACGCACATCGATTACCAATTGTCAAATTTCAGCGATGTTAAATTGCAAATTTACAATACTTTGGGACAGTTAGTGAAAACGCTGGTGAACGGTCAGCAATCCGCCGGGAAATTTTCTGTTCAGTGGGATGGCACCAATCAACTTGGCGAACGCGTGAGCAGCGGTGTTTACATGTATCGCCTCG